The nucleotide sequence TTGTTTGATGGTTATCGTACTGCATCGGCGGGTTCATGGACGATGGTTGTTGCCTTCCCATCGGCTGAGTTTGTTGTCTTCCCATCAGCTGAGGATGCACTTGTTGATTTGGCTTACTGACTTGGAACTGAGGCAAAGGCTGCTGACCGGGTTGATTCAATGGTTTAGCACCTACCCTACGAGAATCATTCTCCAGTCTCAAGCGGTCAAAATCAGAAGCTTGCGAATGAGAGCTTTGATGGGGGTAGTTTCCATGCATTTGATGACGCTCTTGGCCAGGTTGTCCACCAAGAGGAACAAATATTTGCTTATTTGACTTTGGTATGTTTGTTTTAGTTCTCGGCTGATCACCACtacttgttgaagagtCACTGGGGGGCACTTTTCTCTGAGGTGAGACAGGATATTGCAAATCCTTTTTAACTGGAGATGCCACTTCTCGCACTGCTCCAGATTGTAACGGTTTGCTAAGCTGGTTTTGCGAAGAATTGGGTGATACAATGTGTCTAGGCCTGTTAGTTGGATAAGGAACACTGACAGCTTGCGGGCTCTCAGTTGCTTGGGGAAAAGCAGGACgttcttgatcaaatccCCTCGCAATATTGTCTAAACTTGCACCAAATTGCTCTTTGGCATCCACTTCTCGATTAGAGTTATTCTTGGGAGAAGAATCTGTTTGAAGACCGTAAAAAGGAACGCTCTTTCCTACTTTCTTATATTGATCGTGAAGGTCATTGAATTGCGCCATAGGTGACACCACAGATGAATAACTGCCATTTTGCTCAAGGCTGGGTACTCTTAAACTTCCTACAGATACACTCGAGTCACTTGGATTTTGTCCAATGGTTCGCACATCCAACAAATTTGGCAGTTTACCAGTATCCGTTTCTTGCAgactttcttcttcatcctcatcacTAAACaaaccatcatcatttttggGATATGTGTTGCTTGCGAGATTCATCTGTCTTATTCCCAATGGCAAATCGTCCTCGATTAATTGTTCTTGTGATCCATTAAGTACCTCTCTGCGATCAATATAATTATCCGATGGAGTTTTCAAATCCGAGTATTTCTGATAAATTTCCGCTAACTGGACAGAGGCATGAGGATTTGTTGCAACCTCAGGAACTAGGTGACCGCCTTGCCTTGAGCTGTGATCGtcaaaagttgaaacaGTCTTTTTGGGTATTGCTGGAACTTCCACTTCGAGGTTTTTAATATTCTTGTCCAAACGTTTACCACCTGCAGTTATATCTGAATGTGGTGGTGGCGGTGGTGGATGTGCAGCTTGTGTTGATGAAGGTTGCACAAAATTTCCCAGTTGTGACGTCGTTTCTCGCGACAAGTTTGATGGCTCCTTTCTTCTAAATGTCAGTGCGCTCCCACTGCTTGGAAGGCGAGGTGAACTTGATAAGGCTGGACTGTTTAGAGAACTTACAGCACCAGCATATCCTCGTTGACTTCCACAACCATCGTAAcctctttcaattttagactttaataaattttgaatctCCAAATTCCATGTCCTCAAATCCCAACTGATATAACTACCTCTTGATACTAATTGTTGAATGTCCAGAAGTTCTAGGTAATGTACCCTTGGGAGTGTTGGTAAaccaaacaacaatgaatCTACGTCATTTCTGTTTGCCTTTAACCTCTTTGGCCTTCCATACAATCCAAATGTATCAAATAATGGCACCAAGAATCTTATCAATGTGTCAAACCCAGGAACAGCAGAATGTTGCTCAGGcatcaagaaaattgaaGTATGCTTGAAATCTTCTAAATTCTTTTTCGAAACTTTAGTTGACAAACTTGGTGAAGAAAAGTTGATATATCCTTCCATTTtaatcattgttgaatggtCTATCAAAAGATGGGATTGTGGATATATGGCTGTTACAGCAGATGCATCAGTAATGACTGCCATtaattgtttcttctttttctgttcattttcaaaaagaagaattcTTCCAGGAACAAATGTCTTCCTTTTCAAGGTAGATGGTTCAACAACTGCATAACATCGTTTCCATGCCATACCACTTCCATATCTTATACTTATCCAATCCTCGTGATCAAATCGCTTTTCGGCCAAAATTGTTCGAATATCAGACAACCGTGAACCTCTTGCTGATAACAAGGCTCCGGTATAAGCTGCTTGGAGGGAGTTGTATTCATAGCTTGATAATCTAAGAGCACAGTACCAagtttccaaatctttgaCTGACTTGAACTGCAATATATATctatttttcaatgttgtTGAGACAACTACAACGTTAtccaaattttgttttgctgCTGGCAAAGTTTTCATTGCACTGTAAACTGCATCAGTAAAATTGATATAACTTGGTTTAGCAGACACTTCTAATAAAGCATCGGCAttatttttaaattgaGCCAAAATTGCGGCATCCCAATAGGCCAACTGATTTCCAGTCAAAATTCCATAAACTTCACGCCATTCTCTATCAGCGGGTTTTCCATCACCATTGAGATCGTAATACAACATAAATATACCTTCGTTGTAACGTCTATGAGATTGAGATGACAATAAGGTGACTATTGGCACCAATTCTGGAGACAACCCTTCTAAATCAAAGTCATCCAGAGCACCACCAGGTGGTGCATTTGAAGTCAATGTTCTCCCATCGCTGATACTGCTGCTTTCGGTGTTTCTAGGGGATCCATCACCCTTTTGATTTGAGgcaattcttttttttacaGCATTCATATTTTAAGGTTTTATATTCTGTGTGTCTGTGTGCGAATATACAAAAACTGCTGTGGAATTCAGGAATATTGCTGTAGAGTATGTGACCGTTGCAAAACTAAAATAAAGggagaaaacaaaaaggaaTGAATCAATAGTTGGTAATCTGGTGATTATTTGCACTCAAATCTGAAAAAAGAGTCAATGCTATTGAGTAtgacaaaacaaaatcacaATAGATACTGGGGGGGTGGGGGGTTACTGGTGATGCTATTTTCGATGGATGGGATTTGTCAACTACTAATCACTTGAACAAAGACAAGTACAAACAACTGTGTAATATAATGAACGAGTGTAGTGccaaatcaaaagtatGGGTGCGTATGATGAGTGGTGGTTGTTCGGTTTGATGACGCAGATTACTTATATTAGtattgttgtattgttaTATGTATATCTGGTTCTTTCTTCTGTATTTTCTGtcttgttttgttttgttttgttttgttcgAGTAAAAAAAACgttcattcaaaaattttttaaattatttttattttaaatGATTACATGTGTTACATATATTTAGAGAGACAGATCAAAATACTAACAATAACtatatacatacatacatacatagAATAGCACCTTATAATGTACATATACTTGTATATATAACTTTGTGAAATGGAGAAGTGGGGCGGTGCATCTATCTCTCTATTCCCATTGAAGAATTAAACAAAGAATAGATCACGCACACTCTATTTGTTTTGGccacaaaacaacaataaacaataacacTAAAAGTCGTGTGCGATTTAGCAAAAATTACATAATCATATACTCATATTAAACCCTACCTAAATTCACCTTAAGATGTCATATAGCTATCTTTTTTGCTATAATCTTGTATACATTCGAACCACCCTTATTTCTCTTGTCAATACAGCTACCGAAAGTTTACTGTATATCTTCGAAAAGAACCTTTGAGTTTACCACCGTTCACTAACTAATTGGAAAAGCCTTTTACGATGTCAAAATTGTGAAATAACCCTGTTTTTGAAACGTAGCCGTAGATTTCTACTCTTCCCTCGGCTTAATATTGAGATCTATTTACAGAGCTCACTTAGATTCCTCTCTGATATACTTTTAATGTTTATTAGATTGAACACAACTCATGAgattaaaaagaaaagttggGTTTCTAGTTGGTACCTGCTTTTTTGCAGCTAACACCTACTTTCCCACACGTAGTCTACGCTTCAATAGTGTAAGGTCCTTTTTACTCTTTGTTATTGCCATTGGCACGCTTGTGGTGTATATTGGGGACTTACTGTTCCGCCTCGGGCTATTCAGAGCACCGATTTAAGTGCAGAATGGCGCACCAATTACTAAAACCACTAAACAAGTGGAAAACCAACACAGGGCCCCACTAATAGGGGGCACAGGAGCCACAGAGACCCCCTAAAAAGCccaaaaaattattttggGCGCCCTGAGACGGCGAAGCTCTGTCAAAGTTTTTAGATGGTGCAGAGATAATTTTTGGTATACGGTAGTAGAAGTACGTGCATTAACGTCGCACTAAGTAATTAAAGGTATATAGACCACTGGAAAGTTACAGAAAAATTTCATGTAGTCGAATAGAAGCTGTAGACTCTCAAGAAGCTTGAAGAGTGTATACTATAAATCACATTACTCTGTTTGTAAAATCCAGAAAGAGTTCCTAGTGCAGAATTTTAACGAAGCTTACTTTCTGCCAACTTCAATAAAGCTTCCAGGAAAATCGTGTTGTTTGCAGCCAGGCAATATGATGCCAAAATATACGTAAGTTAATCAGTTTGTTTCTATCACTATTTATGGTTCCTATGCTGGAACGAGAGAAAGTGGCTCCGtcaaaaagtttgaagTGAAGAATCACACAACGAGAAAAAGATCGCAAATCGAAATTTCGGCCAGAAACTTACTTATCACAACTGAAGTTTTTGTGAGAGATGGGATGTCGCGAGAGCTAAAGAGTATCATACAATCATTCAAGTATGACCAAGATCCAGACATCGacatcaatttgaagaatgcCAGAGTAGGCAAGAAATCAGCAAGAATTTCAAGTCccaagaagaagacgaaAATCGCTCTATCTGATACAACAAATCTACCTGACTTGCGTCCGTCGTTGAATACCAAATTGACTTTGTTATTCATTGGATTCAACCCGGGAGttcaatcatcaattcaacaacatcattaTGCCCACCATTCAAATCTATTCTGGAAATTGTTTAATCAATCAAAGTTATTGGAGAGAATCGTGATGCAGAAAAAGACTATCAACGATATGGACCACGATGATCAACACCTAAACAGTTTGCTCAAAAATGGATCTACAGCTAATGACGATTTCgatttgataaagtatGACATAGGATTTACTGATTTAGCGTTGCGATGTACTGCAACAGCAGCTGAATTGACTACCgaagagaaattgaacaatataCCCCGTCTTTTGCAAGAAATTAACTTTAGTCATCCTAAGCATGTTGCTTTAATTGGGAAAGGAATATGGGAAATGGTTATAAAATATTATGCTTCTGAATTGGGGATAAAGGTCAAGTTGAATAAAGACAATTTCCAATGGGGGAAAGTGGAGGTTGGAACTGAcaaacaatacaacaagATAATAGACCAACTATTTTCACAAATTCCTTCTGAAACATCCATTTATATATTTCCAAGCACGTCTGGATTGGTTGCAAGTATGTCCTTTCAAGAAAAGTTGCAACTTTGGCAAAATCTAGCAGATGATATATAATATTTAAGTAGAGCATTCTATATATGCAGACTATTTACCACTCTACTTCTAAGACCAAAAGTATCTGAACCCATGATTTAAGTCACGATAATAggcatcaattttttcctcATTACCACTCAACTCTCCCAATTCACCAAAGTTTTTAACAAAAACCAGATCAACAAACGATTTCATTGCCCTACATTGCTCAACGTTATAACAATCTTGGTAGTGTAATACTTTGAATCCATCTGTTTGCAAATTTTTGCAGCTTCGTACctcattttgttgtttaaaGCATGGATACTGAAACATGTTACGAATCGTTGAAAATTGTTCGTAGCATTGGTGCAAGTTATACTCAATTTCAGCACAGTTTATAGATACTGCCTTATGTAGTTGATTAGCATTTTTGTATTCTTCTAAATTGTATGATTCACTTTCTGTCATTGGCGGGAGTCTATTGAGTTTGTTAAGAACTTGTTTGTCATGAGGCAAAGCATCAAACTTGGCGGATTCAGTAGGtccaaattgtttgaattcGGTATTCTCTTTAAGGAGAAAGTCCTTTAACTCGGTCGGTAGACCATCACCTAATCCATCGTTAGTGGTTTTACCACCGTTGCTTCTCGTGAACGGCCACATACAAAAATGATTGTAGTTGTCTTGTGGTTAACAATGaggttttttttttctaaaCTGGCACCTTTTTTTGAACTCTTGAGTTTATATAGCTACTTTAAGGATAATGGATAGGACTCTAATTCATGAAACCCTCTGTGGTAGTTACAGAAGTGGGTGTGATTCAAAGGTGCTTAGCCTTTACCAACAAAATGCACCGAAACATAATTGACTGTgatgagaaaaagaagccGCGACGAGATTATCCAAACGAAAGGTTACGAAAGACCGTTCTTCATCAGATTCAATTCAGCAAGCACTATGCACAAAACTCCTTACCTCTACATGCTTTCGTGTCTCCCAAATAGAGACAGAATCTATAATAATCTTAATCCTTGTGTTGATTCACGTCATCATTGTACTCATTTCTAAACAACACACGCTGTCAAGTAGGGATTATATTGTTCCAGCAAACGCTGTTTATACTGGGTTGATGATGGCGGCCAGTTTTTGTTTCCTCATTTTATAAATTACTTTAGACTAATTTGAGTTCGTTTATATTGGAAATAGCTATATCATTATTGGATCTATTAGCTCCCTTCGTGCTGCTcatggaaaagaaaagagtttCGTGGATAGATGAAGACTTTTAGTATAACGTTTACCACTAACTTAGTAATTAACCGATTTAGGTCAACATTGGGACTAAGCTGTTTACATAATGCTAGACTGACTAGTCAATGTTTTTCGGACTTTTTCCTAGTAACAAAGGTAAATGGCAAGTTATTCATCAGTCCAGATAAGCTGAAAGAATTCGCCAGGTGCGATTCCACACTCCAAGTAAATACCTTAATTTTATACGATTTACCGGCATGCATTTAGTCTCGACATATTAAGATCATGATCTTGCAACTCTTCGTTTTTGTTTCCCTACTCCTGTGTACTCTTATTTCCCTGGTTTGTGAGTGCCAAAGTATCCTCCCGTGCCAGCAATACTTGTCTCACAAATTTCGGTGGTTGTATTCACTGTAGTTAGTAGTTATGGTACAGCTACGCCTGCTCTGAAAAAAACCTTCAAACGTAGCGACATCGGTGTGTATTTGAACCAACTTTTGAACCTATCCTAGTTACCCTCTTCTCCTGGACAGTTATTCGCATATCTATTGTAGCACTGATCTTCTACTAGCGGCATAAGCATGGGGCCATTGTTGGAGTCGGCATGTGTTGTCTAGCAGAAGGAATACAGCTCTTGAGTTTCTGATAGTGTGAGACGaacttcttttgaatttggcGTGGTATTAGCTGTGACCGTTTCAATTACCAACAAGGGAAACTCCTAGCACCATAGTAGTTTTCGTCATATATATCTCTAGATCTATCTTTCTTTGTACGGTGTTAAAGATTCGATCCAATGTAATGTGTTGAAGTCTGTGCCATTGGATTTCGTCGATTAGCATTTGACTGTCGCAAAATTCCTTGCGACACTAAATATTCTGCGAACttactttcttcttttgttcttaTGTATATTTTAGCTAAACACTTTCCTTTTTAAAACAACATTAAATCAACAGACTTGTACGGCTAAATTCTTAATTGTAATTGCTATTATTAAGTTCGTGTAGCGTATTTAAGGCACCAGCTCTTTTTTCAGATTGTTCCCGGTACATGTCTTGGCGCTTGAGAGTACCCATTACCATACTTAGTGGTCTCATCTTCCATTGAATACACTGAAAAGGTGGAAAACATGCTGGTATAGTGATACTCACCCTCTAAAGAGACCAAAAAGTTTGTTTTAGACATTCATATTTGGTGgctgaattttttttttgttaacCCAGATCAAAAATCTCTAAAGTTTTAAGCCAAAATATTGCcaaaaatagaaaagaaCAGGAAGAAAGCTAAGATACATAGTTTTAAACCCAGTAAGTCCTATAGATATGTATAACACTTCGAAAATGTACACGAGTGACACGTTGAAATAATATTGCTTTCAGGGGTGAAACATAAACAACTGTTCTCAGTTTAATATCTACTCTTCTTGAAACTCTCATAGTTTCTGACCACTATAGTTAAAATGTATTGGCACATAATGTACATCAAGAAGACTGCCACCGTATTGTTATATATCTTATAGATTTATTACTCTGTAGTGTTATGTCGcaattttgatcaataaGAAAACACAAACTATAAAGATGGAAGATGAACTGAGATATACATCAGGCggaaaattttggtttattgtttttcaaagaacaaattcaacacaAGATCTTTTTGTTTAACCCCCTCTAAAGAGAAGGCGGAGATATGTAATTGCTTTTCTGATCGCCTTTAATTCCAAACCGACAAACCTTGTTTAAGCTTCTCCCACAACCACTGACATACTACAGCGTTATATTCGTTGTGTAGTTGAAAATATTTAATTCTTATTCTTATTCTTCTTTGGTTGGTGTGTTTATAAACTCCGAAATATACATCacttgtttgaatttcatATCTCCACCACGCCTTAAATTACAAACCAACATACATTCTTTGTGTATTGTTGGGGATTTGTACACGCATACATTCATACACACTCGTTGATACACATAATAACACTTTTGCAATCCTAAACTCTCCAATTTAGTTTTTCTCGCTTCACCCCCACCCGTGATTAAAGTCATTGTGCATATATCCTATATGcaattatatatatatatatacacagTGATTAAGAACaaagttttctttttttgagATGTAAAGTAAACAGGTCTGAACTTATACCTCCTCTGAGTTTTAATTCACCactttctctctctctatATATATTCGTATATGTCATTATGtcaatttaattttttttgaattttgttggCTGGCTTATGGTGTTATATGAGTACCTTTTTGTGTATTTTGTGGGTTTTATTGGGTgctttttttcttttgtttgatgttTGTTAATTTTGTGAATGATACTTTGTTTGGGGAAATTAGTACATGAACAATTGTAAAAGTTATTGTTCAGTTTTTTCCACTTTTTGCTACTCTCCtacaaatatatatatatatatatatataccatcatcatctttattCCCATCACCATCACTAGCGTGTGATTTTCTACTTCGCTTCTTCTTcgaaatttcaaaagagtTTTCTTCCAACCTTTCAAACGCAGTTGGCTGAAAAATATCACAATTCGGCGGTTAACTTTGTATCCGTCAAGCAATTCATATTGTACCTATCGCTGTCCTACTTGAAAGCAGACACAATTTGGTCCAGTTTCATTGCACTACCATCCGATACACGTCATAAAAACTACCAACACCACCGTCAGTCGAATTTGAAATCGACCAAAAGTACTATTAGAATTCGCCATGACTAGAGATATTACTAACCATTTACTTTTTGAGGTGGCTACCGAAGTTGCTCACAAGGTGGGAGGAATTTACTCAGTGTTAAAATCGAAAGCACCTATTACGGTTGCTGAATACAGAGAACGTTATACATTGATTGGACCTTTGAACTACCATTCAGCTCAAATTGAAGTAGAAGAGTTACCAGTCAAGGATCCCTTGATTAAGCAAACTTTGGATTCGATGTCTGCCAAAGGTGTTCGCTGGCTTTATGGAAGATGGTTAATTGAAGGGGCACCAAGAGTGTTGCTTTTCGACATTTGGTCGGCTGGTCATTTTCTTAACGAGTGGAAAGCTGATTTATGGAATATAGCCGGAATTCCGACCCCAGACCATGATCTGGAAACTAATGAGGCCATTTTATTAGGATACTTGGTTGCATGGTTCTTGGGTGAGTTGGTTTACAATGATCGTGACAGGGCTGTTATTGCTCATTTCCATGAATGGTTGGCCGGTATCGCATTGCCCTTGTGTCgtaaaagaagaattgatgtCACAACTATCTTTACAACGCATGCAACATTGTTGGGAAGATACCTTTGTGCCGGATCGACTGATTTCTACAACAACTTGGCCAATTTTGACGTTGATGCCGAAGCTGGTAAACGAGGAATTTATCATCGTTATTGCATTGAAAGGTCAGCCACTCATTCAGCTGATGTATTCACCACTGTTTCTCATATCACAGCGTTTGAAAGTGAGCATTTGTTAAAAAGAAAGCCTGACGGTGTTTTACCAAATGGTTTAAATGTTGTCAAATTCCAAGCTGTTCatgaatttcaaaacttaCATGCcatgaagaaagaaaaaatcaatgaatttatCAAGGGACACTTTTATGGGAATTACGACTTTGACTTGGAAAATACACTATACTTTTTTATTGCTGGTAGATATGAATTCAGAAACAAGGGATGCGatttctttattgaaagTTTGGCAAGGTTAAATCACAGATTGAAAGAGAGTGGCTCCAAAATGACAGTCGTTGCTTTTATTATAATGCCAGGAAGAACTCAATCATACACAGTTGAAACTTTGAAAGGACAGGCAGTTGTTAAACAATTGGAGTCTACCATTGAGGAGGTTCAGAAGAAAGTTGGTGAACGTTTGTTTGAACATTGTGCAAGGTATCCTAATTCAGAACATGCGGCTGGCAAGTCAAATGAAGTACCATCAATCGATGAATTAATCAAGCCTGCTGATCGTGTGTTATTGAAGAGAAGAATTTATGCATTAAAGAGAGAAGGTTTGCCGCCAATCGTCACTCATAATatgattgatgataataCAGATCCTATTTTAAACCAAATTAGACGTGTTCAATTATTCAATCGTCCAGAGGACAGAGTTAAGATCATTTTCCATCCGGAGTTCCTTAATGCCAACAACCCAATTTTGTCCTTGGATTATGATGAGTTTGTACGTGGGTGTCATTTGGGTGTTTTCCCATCTTATTACGAGCCATGGGGCTATACTCCGGCGGAATGTACCGTCATGGGAATTCCTTCCATCACAACAAATCTTTCTGGATTCGGATGTTATATGGAAgacttgattgaaaatacCAGTGATTATGGAATTTACATTGTTGATCGAAGAATGAAATCAGTTGATGAGTCTATTGACCAGTTAACTGGTTATATGTTTGATTTCTGTGAAAAAACTAGGAGACAGAGAATCAACCAAAGAAACAGAACCGAGAGATTGAGCGATTTATTGGATTGGAAACGAATGGGATTGGAGTATATCAAAGCCCGTCAATTAAGTTTAAAGAGAGCATATCCCGACAAGTTCAAAAACGGTGCCAATCCATTCAATAACTCAACTAATTTAAAATTGACAAGACCGCTTTCAGTTCCAGGCTCACCTAGATCCAAGGTTGGATTAATGACTCCTGGTGATTTAGGAAGTTTACAAGAAGCGCACGAGGGTTTGAATACGGATGATTATGTGGGGTTCAAATTAGGTTTGGGTGCCAATGATGACGATAATGAGGATGGAGATGGAGATCAACATTATCCATTGACTTTAAGAGGGAATTCGGTACCCCCCGAGGATAAGGCTGAGTAGAGATCTACCGGTTTCTATTAAACAGACTCTATAGAACTAATGCCGAAGTAGAACTATCATAAAAAAGTCCTGACATAGAATTAAAAAAGTATAAACTCTCTATTTTCTCTCGCCCTTTCTATCAATGGAAACAACTCGGCAACAATTGGCGTAGTTACCAGCCAAACACCTTTTCTGCTACTTCGCAGTACTCATCTGCGAGGTATGTGGAGCAAAGACCTAAAAGTTTATTACCCAATTCAATCTCCTCCAGCTTGCGTTGGacattattttcaatggaTTCCTTTGTTGTATCAGCGTTCTGTACGTCTCTCTTTTCTGAACCGTGCAACACGTTGTGTATATGCTTGAGTATACCTCTCAAATGCACAAGCTTGTTTGTCCTATCAGCTTCGCTAAAAGTCAATCCCATGTAGTCTATGCCATCACGAGAATCAACATCCCAATATGCAATGGAGTTGGGAATGAGTACCAGCTTTCCGTCAACACATGTACCTTTGTTCGAATGGCCCTTTGACCATGGCTCGggattgatgttgaaatcCACCATGGAGCTAACATAAATTAGTTCAAATGAATCTTCTTTCGTCAACGACCTTGTTATGATAAATATATGGGGTCGATATAATTCACGCATACAACCACATTCCTTATTATGAGAACGAGCAATACCTACCCAGAATTTCCGATCTTGGGTTACTTCAGTTAGTGGAAGATATTCTTTGGGTATCTGTATAATGTTTGTACCGCCTCGTAAAACGCCCGCGTTGTCGTTGGCGTCAATAGGATTAAATCTTGGTCCCGAAACTTTTGCACATTCCCCCGTTTGCAAGCTGCATTTGACAACCCTCAATGGGTTGAAGTTATagatgaagttgatctcatttttatcattttTAACGTCCGTATTATCCATGAAAGGAGcccaattcttttcaataaagcTTCTTTTCTTATCCTTAATTGCAAGACATATTACCTTGTGTGGATCATTGAATGGTCGGTAAACATGCATTGCACGTGCCCAGTTCACCTTTGTTCTTCTTGCgttgaaaatgataacGGGCTCTTGGAATCGTGCCCCATCAGTGCTGCtatattcattcaatataATCCTGGGGTCTTCACTACCAATGACCACCTTATTTTGCCTCTTGCCCAAGTCTAAATCATGTGGCAAAATAGTTGGGAAAGTCAAATCAGAATGTGGAAATTTAAATCCCTTTATCTCATGCCAGTTTTTGTCAAAGACCTGTCCTGATAATATGGAAATGGTGGGGTTATTTCGTCTCCCATCTTTTGCATACACAATCCGGTTTACCATGAAATAAACTTTATAGAGGTCCATCCAAACAGCACTTCCACAGAACTTG is from Candida orthopsilosis Co 90-125, chromosome 1 draft sequence and encodes:
- a CDS encoding Gsy1 UDP glucose/starch glucosyltransferase, which translates into the protein MTRDITNHLLFEVATEVAHKVGGIYSVLKSKAPITVAEYRERYTLIGPLNYHSAQIEVEELPVKDPLIKQTLDSMSAKGVRWLYGRWLIEGAPRVLLFDIWSAGHFLNEWKADLWNIAGIPTPDHDSETNEAILLGYLVAWFLGELVYNDRDRAVIAHFHEWLAGIALPLCRKRRIDVTTIFTTHATLLGRYLCAGSTDFYNNLANFDVDAEAGKRGIYHRYCIERSATHSADVFTTVSHITAFESEHLLKRKPDGVLPNGLNVVKFQAVHEFQNLHAMKKEKINEFIKGHFYGNYDFDLENTLYFFIAGRYEFRNKGCDFFIESLARLNHRLKESGSKMTVVAFIIMPGRTQSYTVETLKGQAVVKQLESTIEEVQKKVGERLFEHCARYPNSEHAAGKSNEVPSIDELIKPADRVLLKRRIYALKREGLPPIVTHNMIDDNTDPILNQIRRVQLFNRPEDRVKIIFHPEFLNANNPILSLDYDEFVRGCHLGVFPSYYEPWGYTPAECTVMGIPSITTNLSGFGCYMEDLIENTSDYGIYIVDRRMKSVDESIDQLTGYMFDFCEKTRRQRINQRNRTERLSDLLDWKRMGLEYIKARQLSLKRAYPDKFKNGANPFNNSTNLKLTRPLSVPGSPRSKVGLMTPGDLGSLQEAHEGLNTDDYVGFKLGLGANDDDNEDGDGDQHYPLTLRGNSVPPEDKAE
- a CDS encoding Bmt3 Beta-mannosyltransferase (required for addition of the 2nd beta-mannose to the acid-stable fraction of cell wall phosphopeptidomannan and for elongation of beta-mannose chains on the phosphopeptidomannan acid-labile fraction) — translated: MLTINELGLLDAGTQLYIITAFILSPISVYVLRKQYKGPRRKKQEWATNLIAVCIIILNVNVWYFLLWSLRQHGQRLDKSPLYSGLLQMRFDPVEVSGFSFDVERQSYPVVIKQDIKQGSQQDLEPNLQKDQQSDQQLEIQDNKQAKSRRQDTIEPLYIDGSFNCSSIQVRDQASVAATQSFDLNQEYDLKHLRGQLQILSKTNDAYKLCFQDDPEQSEEYILRKKWFKFCGSAVWMDLYKVYFMVNRIVYAKDGRRNNPTISILSGQVFDKNWHEIKGFKFPHSDLTFPTILPHDLDLGKRQNKVVIGSEDPRIILNEYSSTDGARFQEPVIIFNARRTKVNWARAMHVYRPFNDPHKVICLAIKDKKRSFIEKNWAPFMDNTDVKNDKNEINFIYNFNPLRVVKCSLQTGECAKVSGPRFNPIDANDNAGVLRGGTNIIQIPKEYLPLTEVTQDRKFWVGIARSHNKECGCMRELYRPHIFIITRSLTKEDSFELIYVSSMVDFNINPEPWSKGHSNKGTCVDGKSVLIPNSIAYWDVDSRDGIDYMGLTFSEADRTNKLVHLRGILKHIHNVLHGSEKRDVQNADTTKESIENNVQRKSEEIELGNKLLGLCSTYLADEYCEVAEKVFGW